TCACTTAGCTCGTCAAGCATCATCGTGCGTGCAGTATGTGCGCCGCCTCGTTCAAAACTGAATCCAAGTTGTGTTAAATTTTTTTGTTCAGCTATTGTTATCATTTCGTTAAATTGCTCCACCTTTTCGAACCCACTCATCTACTTCGTCTTTTTTAAATTTCCAAAGTCTTCCAATTTTGTGGGCTGGCATGCCTTTCTCACTTATCCATTTATAAATCGTATCTCGCTTTACGCCGAGATAAATTCCAATTTCGTCAACAG
Above is a genomic segment from Halodesulfovibrio sp. MK-HDV containing:
- a CDS encoding helix-turn-helix domain-containing protein, which codes for MEDRWLSVDEIGIYLGVKRDTIYKWISEKGMPAHKIGRLWKFKKDEVDEWVRKGGAI